One Hevea brasiliensis isolate MT/VB/25A 57/8 chromosome 5, ASM3005281v1, whole genome shotgun sequence genomic region harbors:
- the LOC110638570 gene encoding uncharacterized protein LOC110638570, which translates to MRSLTTCYSEHAIKVSDSYCSGHSNQAYVSPNQTPSIPNTVTCIYKKLLSQKSLLITLTWCNKLLRQGLSINISDSMSSPSKFNSSFHHLPKTKGSKTFQSCNSKIKVLWDLSAAYYDTGPEPISGFYVLVLVDSELGLFLGDMEEEAACLDGLKTKPQPLKSSMVSRSEHFSGNAIYSTKAKFCDSGTAHDILIKCNEDENESKNPVLSVCIDNKTIFQVKRLRWNFRGNQTIFLDGLLVDMMWDLHDWFFKEASGYAVFMFRTRSGLDSRLWLEEKNSGQKGQDRAEFSLLICACKNPG; encoded by the coding sequence ATGAGGAGTTTAACTACTTGTTATAGTGAACATGCCATCAAAGTATCGGATTCATATTGTTCAGGCCATTCAAACCAGGCCTATGTTTCCCCTAACCAGACACCTTCAATTCCCAATACTGTTACTTGTATATATAAAAAACTTTTATCTCAAAAAAGCCTCTTGATCACCCTCACATGGTGCAATAAGCTGCTACGCCAAGGCCTCTCCATCAATATTAGTGACTCCATGTCATCCCCTTCAAAATTCAATTCCAGTTTTCATCACCTGCCAAAAACTAAAGGCTCCaagacattccaatcttgcaatTCAAAGATTAAAGTTTTATGGGATCTTTCTGCTGCTTATTACGACACCGGGCCTGAGCCCATCAGTGGGTTTTACGTGTTGGTTTTGGTGGATTCAGAACTTGGCTTATTCCTTGGAGATATGGAAGAAGAAGCAGCTTGTCTAGATGGCCTCAAAACAAAACCACAGCCGTTAAAATCCTCCATGGTTTCTCGAAGTGAGCATTTCTCGGGCAATGCTATTTATTCGACCAAGGCGAAGTTCTGCGATTCTGGGACAGCTCATGATATATTAATCAAGTGCAACGAGGATGAAAATGAATCGAAGAATCCTGTATTGTCTGTGTGCATTGATAATAAGACGATTTTTCaagtgaagagattgaggtgGAATTTTAGGGGGAATCAGACAATATTCTTGGATGGGTTATTGGTGGATATGATGTGGGATTTGCATGACTGGTTCTTTAAAGAAGCTTCTGGGTATGCTGTTTTTATGTTCAGGACAAGAAGTGGATTGGATAGCAGGTTATGGCTGGAGGAGAAGAACTCGGGGCAGAAGGGACAAGACAGGGCAGAGTTCTCCTTGTTAATCTGTGCCTGTAAGAATCCGGGGTGa
- the LOC110638578 gene encoding trihelix transcription factor PTL-like → MEMEDHNHHNQYSIDLRQFISGRPTHFPAIPQPQPAERFSAAHRNLPPQGHHYDMMMLMPRVAGLHEFHSDSTTAACVPPPAATAVVTTANSANNTVAAASATPTLSGLEAEAGSFGGDAGTGRWPRQETLTLLEIRSRLDSKFKEANQKGPLWDEVSRIMSEEHGYQRSGKKCREKFENLYKYYKKTKEGKAGRQDGKHYRFFRQLEALYGETSNPASVPETQFIGNNLRFHTVASTSTQANQEIFHSQKFCDSLSLSNSSEFDTSSSEDNDLSTATLVENDSTEKRRKRRDGKNWKAKIKDFIDSQMMKLIERQEAWLEKLTKTLEQKEQERIFREEEWRKQEAARIDREHKFWAKERAWIEARDAALMEALRRLTGREANASSPEELIRAEIRNQSENGIENRSETAHNSLKCDSWTEAEFTRLMQLRSNMESRFQQSGCLEEEALWEEVAAKMACVGYERSSLMCKEKWDSINNHTRKTKEGNNKKRKENSRGSCYFQSNESMYNPGGAYCEINEQEPETVRLQANEGSSPANSNAGNAVSDSCFRFLMGDGGENLWENYGLKLSKGDQNQ, encoded by the exons ATGGAAATGGAAGATCACAATCACCATAATCAGTATAGCATAGATCTCAGGCAGTTCATCAGCGGGAGACCTACCCATTTCCCTGCAATCCCACAGCCACAGCCAGCTGAACGCTTCTCTGCTGCCCACAGGAATCTGCCACCACAGGGCCACCACTACGATATGATGATGCTGATGCCTCGGGTTGCTGGTTTGCACGAGTTCCACTCCGATTCTACTACTGCTGCTTGTGTCCCTCCTCCTGCCGCTACTGCTGTTGTCACTACCGCTAATAGTGCTAACAACACTGTCGCTGCTGCTTCTGCTACACCTACACTGAGTGGATTGGAAGCTGAGGCAGGCTCCTTTGGTGGTGATGCTGGTACTGGTAGATGGCCTCGACAAGAGACTTTAACACTTCTTGAGATCAGATCTCGTCTTGATTCCAAGTTTAAGGAGGCTAATCAAAAGGGTCCCTTGTGGGATGAGGTTTCTAG GATTATGTCTGAGGAGCACGGTTACCAGAGAAGTGGCAAAAAATGCAGGGAGAAGTTTGAAAACTTGTACAAGTACTACAAGAAGACTAAGGAAGGAAAGGCAGGAAGACAAGATGGCAAGCACTATAGATTCTTTAGGCAACTTGAAGCTCTCTATGGAGAGACAAGCAATCCTGCCTCAGTCCCAGAAAcccaatttattggaaataatctTCGATTTCACACTGTTGCCAGCACCTCTACTCAAGCAAACCAGGAGATCTTTCATTCTCAAAAGTTTTGTGATAGTCTTAGCCTCTCCAACTCCTCCGAATTCGATACTTCTTCTTCTGAGGATAATGATCTAAGTactgctacattagtggagaatgATTCAACGGAAAAGAGGAGAAAGAGAAGAGATGGAAAGAACTGGAAGGCAAAGATAAAAGACTTTATCGATTCGCAGATGATGAAGCTAATTGAGAGGCAAGAGGCATGGTTGGAGAAATTGACAAAGACCCTCGAGCAAAAGGAGCAAGAGAGAATTTTCAGAGAGGAAGAATGGAGGAAACAAGAAGCTGCGAGGATAGATAGAGAACACAAGTTTTGGGCTAAGGAGCGAGCCTGGATCGAGGCTCGCGATGCTGCTTTAATGGAAGCTTTGCGAAGACTAACAGGAAGAGAAGCAAATGCTTCGTCTCCTGAAGAACTGATAAGGGCCGAGATTCGAAATCAAAGCGAAAATGGGATTGAAAATAGAAGTGAAACAGCACACAACAGCCTTAAATGTGATAGCTGGACAGAGGCTGAATTTACAAGACTAATGCAATTGAGAAGCAACATGGAATCCAGGTTTCAGCAAAGCGGGTGCCTGGAGGAGGAGGCTTTATGGGAGGAAGTAGCAGCGAAGATGGCTTGTGTGGGCTATGAAAGGAGTTCCTTAATGTGCAAGGAGAAATGGGATAGCATCAACAATCATACGAGGAAAACCAAGGAGGGCAACAATAAGAAACGAAAGGAGAATTCAAGAGGCTCTTGTTACTTCCAAAGCAATGAGTCCATGTACAATCCTGGAGGAGCTTACTGTGAGATTAACGAACAAGAGCCAGAAACAGTGAGGCTTCAAGCAAATGAAGGTTCATCACCAGCAAATTCTAATGCTGGAAATGCAGTAAGTGATAGCTGCTTTAGATTCTTGATGGGTGATGGTGGGGAGAACTTGTGGGAGAATTATGGCTTGAAGCTTAGTAAAGGAGATCAAAACCAGTAA
- the LOC110638559 gene encoding fructose-bisphosphate aldolase 6, cytosolic, whose translation MSCFKGKYADELIANAAYIGTPGKGILAADESTGTIGKRLASINVENVEDNRRALRELLFTTPGALQCLSGVILFEETLYQKSKSGKPFVDILKEGGVLPGIKVDKGTVELAGTNGETTTQGLDGLAQRCQKYYEAGARFAKWRAVLKIGPNEPSQLAINENANGLARYAIICQENGLVPIVEPEILVDGPHDINKCAEVTERVLAACYKALNDHHVLLEGTLLKPNMVTPGSESKKVAPEVIAEYTVRALQRTVPAAVPAIVFLSGGQSEEEATLNLNAMNKLKTKKPWSLSFSFGRALQQSTLKAWAGKEENVKKAQDAFIVRCKANSEATLGTYKGDATLGEGASESLHVKDYKY comes from the exons ATGTCTTGCTTCAAGGGAAAATACGCCG ATGAGCTTATTGCCAATGCCGCCTATATTGGAACCCCTGGAAAGGGTATCCTTGCTGCTGACGAGTCTACTGGCACTATTGGCAAGCGTCTAGCCAGCATCAACGTTGAGAATGTTGAGGACAACAGAAGGGCGCTTCGAGAACTCCTCTTCACCACCCCTGGTGCTCTCCAATGCCTCAGTGGCGTGATTCTCTTTGAGGAAACCCTTTACCAGAAGTCAAAATCAG GCAAGCCTTTTGTTGACATCTTGAAGGAGGGAGGTGTCCTTCCTGGTATTAAAGTTGACAAGGGTACCGTTGAACTTGCTGGCACCAATGGTGAGACTACAACCCAGGGTCTTGATGGCCTTGCACAGCGATGCCAGAAGTACTACGAGGCTGGCGCTCGCTTTGCCAAATGGCGTGCTGTACTCAAGATTGGCCCCAATGAGCCATCTCAGCTTGCCATCAATGAGAATGCCAATGGGTTGGCCAGATATGCCATCATCTGCCAGGAGAACGGGTTGGTCCCTATTGTGGAGCCTGAGATCTTGGTTGATGGACCTCATGACATTAACAAGTGTGCCGAGGTCACTGAGCGCGTTCTTGCTGCCTGCTACAAAGCTCTCAATGACCACCATGTCTTGCTTGAGGGAACCCTTTTGAAGCCCAACATGGTGACCCCAGGATCAGAATCCAAAAAAGTTGCACCTGAGGTGATTGCTGAGTACACTGTCCGTGCCCTCCAACGCACTGTGCCTGCTGCAGTTCCTGCTATTGTGTTCTTGTCTGGAGGCCAGAGTGAGGAGGAGGCCACCCTTAACCTCAATGCCATGAACAAGCTCAAGACCAAGAAGCCATGGTCTCTATCCTTCTCCTTTGGACGTGCCCTTCAACAGAGTACCCTTAAGGCATGGGCTGGCAAGGAGGAGAATGTGAAGAAGGCTCAGGATGCATTCATCGTCAGGTGCAAGGCCAACTCAGAGGCAACTCTTGGAACTTACAAAGGCGATGCCACTCTCGGTGAGGGTGCTTCAGAGAGCCTCCATGTCAAGGACTACAAATACTAA
- the LOC110638552 gene encoding PAN domain-containing protein At5g03700, producing the protein MNKNNIFFFPSVSSFLSSLSFYFVFPPSSEMGRPFNSVNGLRATQLLFIIPVLFTSTWPNVVAVATQELLVGFRASPSPSVSSFQSLLNDSTGNFSMGFLRVNRLQLALTVIHLPSLQPLWQVNPTALARWSDRTELFFNGSLVISDPHSELFWSTGTLGDKVVLLNTSNLQIQRLEASPSVVWQSFDFPTDTLVENQNLTSNMSLVSSNGLYSLHLGDTFMALYAKFEENTQQMYWKRKALEARAVIVEGQGPILARVESSGFLGMFQTGNAPVDVQPFNSYQQPINRFLLVRLESDGNLKGYFWDGSTWALDYQAISAMCDLPSPCGSYGLCKPGSGCSCLDNRTEFSSGECLAVQSGHLCSNGEAKTKIDFRVLRRKGVDLPFKELMGYKTVSSLEHCEGLCENNCSCWGAVYNNASGFCYLVDYPIRTLLAVGDETKAGYFKLRKATGRKMDVGVGVGILSGAMAILVGAIGFGIYRIWKRRRGVKRILVEEDGISPGPYKDLGSASFRSIEMGTM; encoded by the coding sequence atgaataaaaataatatatttttctttcCATCTGTGTCTTCTTTCTTGAGCTCTCTTTCTTTCTATTTCGTCTTTCCACCTTCTTCCGAAATGGGAAGGCCTTTCAACTCGGTGAATGGTTTACGTGCAACACAGCTCCTGTTTATAATCCCCGTTCTCTTCACGTCCACGTGGCCGAACGTTGTGGCTGTTGCCACTCAAGAGCTTCTTGTGGGTTTCAGAGCCTCGCCGAGCCCATCAGTCTCCTCGTTTCAGTCTCTCTTAAATGACTCAACAGGCAATTTCTCTATGGGCTTTCTCCGAGTCAACCGATTACAACTCGCCCTCACGGTTATTCACCTTCCTTCTCTGCAACCACTCTGGCAAGTTAATCCAACAGCCTTGGCTCGCTGGTCAGACCGCACCGAGCTCTTCTTCAATGGGAGTCTTGTAATTTCCGATCCGCACTCGGAGTTATTCTGGTCAACTGGAACCCTAGGTGACAAAGTTGTTCTTCTCAACACTTCAAATCTGCAAATACAGAGGCTGGAAGCCTCTCCCTCGGTGGTCTGGCAAAGTTTCGATTTTCCCACGGATACACTCGTCGAGAATCAGAATTTAACTTCTAATATGTCCCTCGTTTCATCAAATGGGCTTTACTCTCTGCACTTAGGAGACACTTTCATGGCTTTATATGCTAAGTTCGAAGAAAACACACAGCAAATGTATTGGAAACGCAAAGCGCTGGAAGCCAGAGCAGTTATAGTTGAAGGACAAGGTCCGATTCTTGCACGGGTCGAATCGAGCGGGTTCTTGGGTATGTTCCAAACTGGAAACGCTCCAGTAGATGTTCAACCTTTTAACAGCTATCAGCAACCCATCAACAGATTCCTCTTAGTCCGATTAGAATCGGACGGAAACCTAAAAGGATACTTTTGGGATGGATCCACCTGGGCATTGGATTACCAGGCGATTTCTGCCATGTGCGATTTGCCTAGTCCCTGCGGTTCCTACGGTTTGTGCAAACCCGGGTCGGGTTGTTCCTGCTTGGATAATCGCACGGAGTTTAGTTCTGGTGAGTGCCTTGCTGTTCAGTCCGGTCACCTTTGCAGCAACGGAGAAGCTAAAACCAAAATCGACTTCCGCGTTTTGAGAAGGAAAGGGGTGGATTTACCGTTTAAAGAATTAATGGGGTATAAAACGGTGTCGTCTTTGGAACATTGCGAGGGCTTATGTGAAAATAACTGTAGTTGTTGGGGTGCTGTTTACAATAACGCATCCGGGTTTTGTTACTTGGTGGATTATCCGATCCGAACACTATTGGCTGTGGGTGATGAGACCAAGGCAGGGTATTTCAAGCTGAGGAAAGCAACAGGGAGGAAAATGGACGTGGGTGTGGGTGTTGGGATCTTGAGTGGGGCCATGGCGATTCTGGTTGGAGCTATTGGATTTGGGATTTACAGGATTTGGAAGAGGAGGAGAGGGGTCAAACGGATCTTGGTGGAGGAGGATGGGATATCACCCGGGCCGTATAAGGATCTCGGGTCGGCTAGCTTCAGGTCCATTGAAATGGGTACTATGTAG